ACAAAAAGGTAAATCCTTATGTTTTCATTTTGTTTCCTCCACTAAATATTATCCTATGCTATTCTTTTATATGAATTAATTCCACAACCCTATTTGTGTAGTGAAAAAACCCTGTGTGAAGGGTAATAATCTTTTGTTTcatccgactttggaaattactTTGTTAAGTGGTAAAATAAACACGAAgaataaaaagaataattttttttttgcaataaaCATTTAACTGTGTAAAAATAATGCTCTCGATAAACACGATTGAATATCAAActtttataatgataaatttagttcttaatatttatattattttatcattttgatattaatttttttatagattgtGTTGAccctctattttaaaatttgagttaaattgtttattttttaggtGGAAAAATTGATTGGGTGACAACTTACTATCAATTCACATtgactttataattttttttaaaaaaataatataaattgctaaaagattcaacaaattttaataaggtttataagttaaaaagaaaaaaaaacctacgTGAATAATGAATTACATGTAAACGGTCACATGTTCTATCACGTTAAtgctattaaatttttatcagttcaattaaattatttaatttaaaataaaaaattaactaatttttaagGTTGAGGGTAAAAtgatactttcaaaataattaaaaataattaagggcaACAAATAAATCTTAAGTGCTAATTTTATTATCATGCTTGTTAAATTTAATCATtgatttgttaaaatattaatttattaagatatgatgttgataattttaatgtttatatttatattactAATATGAGATATGATGCACAAATTATCATATACCGAAATCGGTCagtaaaagaatatttaaaatgtgataaattgaattatatcaatttagttttaagttttaaaaaattaatctttaatattataccttgtataaattaattttttttgcatattttatttttttgtgacattgaatgttaattaaaaaaatgagaaaaacaatttattattttacatttttgtatgttttcaattaaatttaggtgatgaatttttatttttagcttttAAGGTGAAAGGGTTAAAGTAAAGTAaaactgtaaaaaaaattaaattacacaatatacaaatattaaggattaaatttgttattatgctaattttaaaagCTATCACCTTTATTAAGTTGGTgactaaaaaagacaaaattaatttgttaaataattattttgtaactttttatagctgaatgattaaaaaaatattaataattgaataactaataatataatttacctaaataaataaaatgaataatgcATTTTCTTAGgaaaaaatatttcaattcaaattttattttgatttaagagTGAGgtgtattaaatttattttaattattgattttattattgtGATAactaattttgattataaatattcaaatttatttatatttacgatattttttaaaacatacttatgattATAAGGGTAAATTTAAATGGACGATGAGTTTATCtataattagtataaaaataactgTAATAATAAGATTCAACACTGTAACGTGaaacaaaaagtaaattaaacgCACGACACCGGTCTAAATTCACCGTAAATGTAACTAGAAAAAAATAACACTTTGGACCGCAATGATGCCGAAcaagaaattaataaataaatcatgatttaaaattattgtattatattacTACTTTTGTTATTTTACAAAAACCAGAAATATAATCCTAAACACACCCTCGCAAATCCTAAAGTATAAGGAGAAAAAgaatatagtaataataaaaaaatttctggagcatcaaattttgaaaaatatgcaAACAATTTGTAAGAATATTAAAAACCCATAGAATTTGGTGTTAAAATAAACCGATCCCGAACCAGAAGCTTCATCCTTATCGCTTTCCTCTTCAATGGGATGATTGAAGTTGGCAGGCACGATGGTTTCAGGGGCGGAGTCATCGCCCCTGTAATCAGGGCTGTTGGGCGCCGGCGCATCATCCGACGGATCTAAGCTCTTCGGCAGCCCTTGGCCGTGGGTGACGTTTATCTTGAAATGCTGACCATTGTTGCATTGCTCCCCATCGTAATCACTGGAAAAGAAATAGTTCATCCCTTCTTTCAGTAGAGGAACTGCTACTGAGATTGGATGAGGCGCCGTGGACGAAGGATCCGTCGCCGACCATTCGATCGTGTCGTTTTGAAGAGCGTCGTCGTAATCGCAGAACTTGTATGTGGTGAAATTGTATGTTTGGATTACTGAATGGTTGTTATCCGTATTGAAGACTGTGCGTTAAACGAAATCAAAACGATGTCGTGAAAACCAACAATTCTAATATAACACCAGTTTTtgcattaaaaaaaaacaaagaataaattaatttatgtagACAAAACTCTATATCTAATGATGCATATTTAATTCAAAGCCATACCCTAACAAGTTTTAACATAATCTAACATTATAAACCTATTAATTCGGCTAAAATACATCGATTTAAGTCAGTGTGACAAGTAAAAATCATTATCAGCCAGGTTGGAAAAGGGGGTGTTGAGAGGATGCATGTTATGTTCAAAGTCCAAGAATCTAATGCCCTCAACTTTTAGTATGTCAGTCAGCAAAAATATTCTGACAATGGAATTTGCACATGGGATAGGAGGCTTCTTGCAACACAATCCATCTCTTTTATCCCTTCCCATTTACCGATTTCTATCAACTCCATGGCAGCTTAACAGCTAAAACTCAAAAACACAAACCAATTTTGAAGAAAGGTTGAGATTTATATTAGGCCAACTGTCTAGGATAgatgtgaaaatctcatatgtaAGTATATATTTAAGACAGTAAAATGAAATCTATAGCTGAGATGAGGTATGAGTGAGagaaaatttaagaagaaatcaAGGGATCATCCAAATTTGGATTAGTCTCTGTTTCATCTTTTACAAAAAGAAATTCAGCCAAAGAAAAAAGGGGGGTGTTGTTAAAAAAACTGCACAACAGATCAAGTAATGGAGCTTTTCATTAACTTAAAGATCTCCCTActtaaaaaagtttttaaaacatTTACTTACTTTGGGGTCGACAAGATTTTCTTCTATTAATGGATATTTACTAAAAATCCATAGATTTTCATCACATATGATTCAAAGAGGAAactaaacaaatatataaaaaggacTTACTGAGGAAATCTCCCAAGCTGAAGTTCTTGGAATCAGCCCATTTCTGGTAATTAACATCAGGCTTTTCGAGGGCATCAAACCAACCAAGGGAACCACCGACTGTGTAGTTCTTGTAAGCACTGACGGATCCTAAACAGGAGAGCACCACGAGACAAGAAACAATGGTGATGAGTTGCAGAACTGAAGTACTGTAGTTATAACCAGAACTTTGTCCCATGTTTCTTGAGTTTCTGTAATGGGTTTTTGTGGACTGTATAGAAGTATGCGACTTTAAAGCAATGGAATAGCTAAAGTTGTGATTTATACATGTAGCCTTGCCTTTTGCATGGAATTACTAGATTGGTGTCTCTTATCTTTTTTTGATGGTCCCACAGTCACATTCAACCTCTTTTCCCTATAACAACTGAGTAAATGATAAGAAAGGAATAAATAATAATCTCCTAATAAGTTATTCATTACCTCAAACTTCACTAATCCACTCACTATTACGTTCTGAATCTGAGTAACAAGTCATTCAATAGAAATGATTTAAGATatattttatatcttattcatataaattatgtaggttaaatttgatgtatttttaatattatttaagaaatattaatatatataatattttagaaCGATATGATAAGAATATCggatcaattaaaaatttatatatatatgattagtataattatattaataaatttaacggttaaattgttaaaatattaattatataaaaatatacaaaatagtATAAATAAGTGTCTCAATTTACAAGGTCACAACAACATGGTATAAATGTTCCTTTTTCTCATTGTATGTAAAACTTTTAACTCAAAATTATAACCTATTAATCAAGTatttatttaccttaaaataatctaaattcaaatcactattataaaaaattaatattgtagGACATATGGAAACTGAAATGCCGGCGGGTTAACTCAACAGCTTAATTAGtcaaatttcaataattcatGATTGATCCAAAAGTCACTGCTTgaagttaaattaagggttgaCCTTTGAGTTTAGTgacttttctttttcattgaaatatAGTAGGACTAATATCTCATAAAAAAATTGTTgctctcaattttaaaattattatttacataaaagttaattttttattattacaatattaaaaaaatttaaaaaataacaatatttaaatttgtgtcatctaataaattaaaaaaaaaaactcaaactaTTACTTCATATAAATTCTTAACAAAAAAAAGTCACACTTTGTATTTGGTATACTAAAAGAATTGTAAATATTCagataatttacttttaaaacttatccttatattttttatattatttttttgatgaattataagaAAAGAGTAAAGCTCTAACAACAACGTGATTAAGCAACTCGAACTCAAGCCATACTTAAGACGATGAACATCCTAATCATCAGGCCAACacacattaatatttttaaatttagaagcATGAAAGGagctaaaaattttagtgtttttttttatccCGACTTTAATCCTTCTCAAATGAAAAAcagattaaatatataaaaatccatTTTAAATAATCTGCCATGAATTAGGTTAGTTTCAAGTTTAATCCATGGGGATGGGATTGGGAGGGAGGCTTCTATAAATGTGAAAGCATGAGCATATGAATATTGAAAGGGGCAGATATACCATCCGTGGCATTAAAATTCTTTTACTACATCACTATTATTTTAACACGTGGACAATCACATTTCATTTCCATATTCCATAGCATATGATCCAATTAATTCTTATCAACTAGATGCAACCACTTTGATTCCATCTGCTACACCACTGAAATAATTACTGCTACAATTGATCTACTTGCTGTGTGATTAATGGGAAAAAATATGGttgttattaataataaaaaatagatatacatagtttccaaaaatatttactttcaaattttaatttataaaaaaaaaccatataaCTTTCgtaaatgtatgtttttattCTGATTTTAGAATAACTTTCTAGAGAATTTTGAGTCACCAAGTCATACTTTAAAACTAATAAAAGAAATCTCAAAGATATTAATGTATTTGTCTTATGTAGTAGTTAAGAAGTCATCTAAAATGAATCACAAAAGGACATAAATAACAGCCAATTGATTGAGAAGTTAGGTGATTTGTTGCTTAGCCTGAAGAAAGATTGGGTTGTCATTTGAAAAATCAATCAAACCACCACCCAACAAACAAATAACATATTCctatgttaaaaaatatatatatatatatttcaagattaatatttggtatattattagttaaattttttaattttgtaagtaCCATATATCCTcacaaattttctaatttttttacttttactttaAATAGAATGCGTGTTAATGCTAAATGCTTGTAGTTGtggaatttaaaaatttcaatagtAATAGTTTAACTTTCACTTTGCATAAATAATATTTGAGTTTTGACtccatattttattttagtttaaatatcATATCTCACCTCGTGTAGGacatttttagatttatttcgacatatatatttaaatacatattaattTTCAGTCTAATCATAGGTTATAATAatcaattttgataataaaataattatttaaatttatattatttatatttatatttgccATTGCGATTAACTTTGTATTTAGAGTAAAAGAGCAGACTTCTCTATGTAATTTATGCATCGCCAAATAATTcatattcttctttttctgtCAAAGTTTGTTAGgattaattgtttaaacattatataataataataattttagaagttaaaagaattataattttattcagaTGTCCATAAGTTCCATCAAGCtttgataataaaaatatttgcttGACCAAGATCCAATTTCCGAGTTTATTGAGGTTTGTGTTTATCTTTAAAGTTCAaaatatatttctataatttatcTATATcgattattaaatattttattgagcTGGTATCACATTTAATCGAGTGACCAACTCGattagaaaaattatgaaaatatgttttcataattaaaataaattatattattcaaatgtaatttaatcttattacataaataataataaaaatatgcatatggtaaTATTTGAACCCAAATTAATTGggttagtaaaatttttaatttatcactcaactaagctttatattaaatttttttatacatttcaaattttcttatacatgatttattacctccatcaattgcatatatatatattaatgtaaggGTGAATATTTGATACACTAACAGTGTGTTTTTTTATTCCATAAGCAGCCTTAAAAATTTGACAtgtatctttttttaaaaatatttatttttaaaattttttactatACCCTATAGGATATTTGTCAATCCTATTGATCCTGCatggagtctaaaaactctacTAGCAGTCTACCAAACAATTTCTTTTAATGTATTTggttgagttggtgtcacaagttaactcaaCACCGACTCGagattgatgacaacaccatgataaataattttaatttaatttttttcattttaacattaTACCAAATAGGTgatttatacatgtatacatgTGTGATgagatttttaacattttaatgtatttaataattaaaattaaataaaaagtttcaTTAAAAGAAACTCgggtttattttgaattttgaaactgttattcAAAGTTTGAACCGAATTTGATATGGCTGGCATACTAAGGTTAAACCCAAGGTTATATCTAATTCATACTTGATAACAATTTTGTTTAGAGTGACAGGCTGGTTTCAAACAAAGATTTGAAGCCTGAGTTCTAGTTTTGATTGCTATATTAATGAGCGTTagatcgaatcgagtgaaaaaattttaagttaatcgagTTCATGAGTCATATTTTATTATCCTaacttaatttgaatttttttcgaatcaagttAAGTGAAATTAAATTCGAGTCGAATTGAGTAAATGAAATTTgagtcgaatcgagtgaaattgttcgagtttaattaaaaaattaaacatgttaaatgaaattattgttacaatataactaattttatGTTTGAGCACATAAAATTGAAACCATatgtatttgattttttttcaaaacaaaataataataaaatacttgaatatgataaatttgaatcattaaataggtcccaaaattattattttagaaaaaatttaaaatttttatatttttaaaatttaaatcttgaattttttataaatattttgaattttaaaaactattttgaaattattttgtaatttttgttgagagagagaccaatttgttcattttcaaagtTGACAGAAACCATAATgatatttacaccaatctgttatttgaattattcgaattgtgaaattcaactcgacttgaactcaaaactcgaattgagttatttgagtttacttgaataattcgaataacttattcaattaacttgaaattttttttcgattttttcgaattgaatcaaattttactCACTCTAATTAAACGTTTTATCATGTTTgatttgtgtttttttaaatgttgatatAAAATAGGTAGTTAAGAGTTGGTTCATATGGAATGGGGAGAGTTGTAGTAATAGCTAGCTAATAGGGTGATAGTTTGGATTTTATATAATTAGTggaggaaatttatattttagttaggtCTCTTATATGATAAGGTTAATGGTAGAGTCATGAATGGATAAAAACTtctgaaaaattgaaaatttttgttaaataagttattgaattttaacgaattaaaaaataattaaaaaataatagttatattaaaaataaataatataaaaaattcaatatgtgTATCATTGTATttgtaaaatttcataaatatttatagtaaaaatgttaaaaatatatattagaattaaataaaattatgttttgaagTTTTAGTATTTATCTTATAATAAGATCGTatgtatttaatgaaataaaaacataaggaattttgaaaaaccacttatttaagtgaaatttaaaaaGAGAAGTTCAATTACTAAAATATCCTCTAAAAATTACTcatgaattttgaaattctctaattttttttattcaacaaataaatttacTTTTAGAAATTTGAAAATATTGCTATAAATGAAATCCTTCGTCCAAAAACACTCAATTGATGATAGAGTTATTGGAAATTTTATTACACGTAGATTTGGATGGAAATGTTATAGGCATAAGTGATGCCGGAAtgcaaatgagaaaaaaattgttgtttgatgaaattataagttaTTGAATCACATAATTCAggtaaacaaaatattttattgtttCACCCTTGGTAATAAAAAGAGTTTCCGAATGAATTTTGATATGTTCTAATAACGAGCTATATGACAAATATTCAGGAGTCTTTGGTTAGGTGAGTTATTCTCAAGTCAAACCTTTTACTATCAAAATAATTGATTTGATGGGATATCAAGAtagaatatttaaataatttcgtctttatttttattttcatttttaatatataaaatcaaagtttttttaatccaaatgtttaaggttttaaattaaattctcaagttttagggtttagtttattTTCATCGATACATACACATTTAAGTATCATTATTAGCTACATTGTcagaagaggaaaaagaaattcATAAACAACATTAAGATGCTGACATTTATTTTATAGtctttttaagtatattttaagGTTAACCTCTCATAGATGCtgtaccaaataataataattcatatttgtcctcttaaatataaaaaaattctatttaatccttttaaaaataataaatttatatatataaatcccttaaaaatttataattcaatttcatcctctctaaacaaaaattttagcttcCTCTTGAATGTGTCCtcttaagatttttttaattccATAATAAATAGTTGGCAGaataataaatcataaaaatgttaaataaaataatacaaataaataaaacataattttctCTTCCGCACATGAAAATAGATAAGATATTGGACTTATCATCATTAGTGGAAGTGGGAAGCAGCTCAAATCCAAGAGGCAGGAAAAAGATGGGTAGTGCCGTCCGTACTGACGGCTTTCGAATTCTTTTTTCAGTGAATTTGGTTGacgtaaatttatatttattaattatttatgtttaaactaattataaaaaatactatCAGATATTaggagtgaaataaaaaaaacttaccaaGAAGATTTAAGAAATTgctatgtatattttatttattaattattaatataatttaagaatACTTATAACTTCTTAATATATAACAAATAGCTTCTTGATATTAACTTGCGAAAttttttaattctataattactgtaaagaataattatttttataaaatatacaaatattaatgtaaaataaaattaattattttcggTAAGAGTCCCAAAAAAATCGAACACTTCGGGgtacaaaattattattaatttactaatatttttaaaaaaagaggtaGACAACTGGACCAGTGGAGATCATGTGAATGTTATCGAAATTAACTAAGCGTCGGTGGCTTATTCGAAACAGTGCATGTTTTATGTTTGTGCCTTTGCCACCTAATCTTTTGATTCATGTGCTTACGTCCAAGGATTGCCACGTGcatcccctcttttattttttattcttcgaAGTGATAAAATGAATTCTAATTTTTAAGAATATATTCGAAAGGACTAAATATACAAATTAGCCCTGAACTTGATAATTTTCTTCACATTGATCCCTAAACATTTTTTGGATCATATCGTCCTTGACATCCATTACACAGATTGATCCCTATACTaacattatttgttttttttaagaatttgttGATGTGGATAAACATGAGGCTGACACGTGGAGAATAAGGagatgatatgtgaattaatctttaactattcataaaaaaattgaaaaaaatttaaaacctgTTAAAaagtataagaaatatataaattataaaacttcaaaaaataatataatataaattgaaaataaaataaaatttagttaaaatttcaacaaattaaaaaaaataaaatatgtttaaaaaatagataaatttggCTAAACTTTTAGAAAGTTAcaagaaattgtaaaaatataaaatataaaaaatattttaaaaattaaagaaacaaaaattgatcGGTTGACGTTGGTCAACTTCTTGTTAGCGTTGGACAATGCTAGTCAAGCCAGGTTAAATTTGATCAACGCCCGatcaatttttcattattttttgttttctctttttttttgtaaatttctacaaaaattgactattttttactttttgtatattttttattttatttgttatatatttatatattttaatttttttttaatttttgaatgtttaaagagtaagcttttaagtgttaaattataatttaattttttgtatattcaattttttgaagtttataatttattatatcacttacaaatttttttaaaaaaatggccaCGTGTTGTCCCCTTATTTCTTCACGTTTTGCCCCATACTTGTTTATATCAGCAAAATCTTCAAAACAAATTGTGTTAGTGTAAGGGTCAATTTGTGTAATGGATGCCAATTTTAGGGACTAATATGATCCAAAAAAAATTAGGAGTAAATATGAGAAAATTTGTTAAGCTCAGGGCCCAATCTATATATTAAGCTTTAAAAGAACTAACGGTGTTAACCATAATGACCAATTTATGTGATGGATGCTAACCTTAGGGACCAATATGGTCCAAAAAACAGTTTAAAaaccaatttgagaaaaattactaaatttaagGGTGAATCTATATATTAAGccaaaaaagaaaaggactaaaagCTTTAATTTCAATGTCCGGAGTTTTAAATTATTAGAACTCGAAATCAATGCAACTCGAGATTGATATCATAAATCTGAAATAACTTAAATTAATACTAAAACTAGATAacgaaattataattaaaataacttttataaaatagaaattttaattatcaaatttattctattattttcattttttagggaattattttcatttttagtccaaagttaaaatttaatatctatTTGTATTATTTCTATCTTTGCTATAATAAAATTCTAGGCGGAGCTCagtaattaaattgttaaaataccctaataataataaatcaaataagccaaattttaaaataaaataaaataaaataagccaaattttaaataataattttataatataaaaaactttaaaaaatcacttttaaaaaaaaatccaatctttcatttcaaaatttctcTTCACTTATCAAAAAATGATAATGCTATAATATTGATTTATAGTACTGTATGTTAACATATTGTGATTTAATTTTTgaaaggaaattttaaaaatgttctaaatatattttatttaaaaaatattcatatatttttagtaattaaatttcaagaaaaaaataaaa
The genomic region above belongs to Gossypium hirsutum isolate 1008001.06 chromosome D05, Gossypium_hirsutum_v2.1, whole genome shotgun sequence and contains:
- the LOC107902792 gene encoding blue copper protein, with product MGQSSGYNYSTSVLQLITIVSCLVVLSCLGSVSAYKNYTVGGSLGWFDALEKPDVNYQKWADSKNFSLGDFLIFNTDNNHSVIQTYNFTTYKFCDYDDALQNDTIEWSATDPSSTAPHPISVAVPLLKEGMNYFFSSDYDGEQCNNGQHFKINVTHGQGLPKSLDPSDDAPAPNSPDYRGDDSAPETIVPANFNHPIEEESDKDEASGSGSVYFNTKFYGFLIFLQIVCIFFKI